Proteins encoded in a region of the Candidatus Neomarinimicrobiota bacterium genome:
- the lpxK gene encoding tetraacyldisaccharide 4'-kinase, with the protein MSLSHYLYTAPWFLPVRIVLSIKYGFLIWLRNRAYDFGVFKTLSVKTPIISVGNISTGGSGKTILVQALVQYFLGIQKKPAVLSRGYGRSSKGLEVVADENGLKATLTDSGDEPFLIAENFTGVPVVVSENRVKGAQYIENNFDPDVIILDDGFQHRRLHRDLDILIVDFQSSPKPRLLPWGNLREGIQNTSRADLVVFSKNGHQKARENNLVFDMDNWVHDHQKKRIDLFQLKGNYGLFAGLGNPDHFFKLVEACHQPAGVKISFPDHASYSTLQLAEIKDNSCDYWITTQKDFIKLKPAFCKEHRIYFIGVKTTLPAPLAAHLKQHFN; encoded by the coding sequence ATGAGTCTCTCACATTATCTATATACCGCCCCCTGGTTTTTGCCTGTCCGAATTGTGCTGTCGATTAAATATGGCTTCCTTATTTGGCTTCGAAATCGGGCTTACGATTTTGGTGTTTTTAAAACTCTCTCTGTTAAAACTCCCATCATTTCAGTGGGCAACATTTCTACAGGAGGCAGTGGAAAAACCATCCTGGTTCAAGCGCTGGTTCAGTACTTTTTGGGCATCCAAAAAAAGCCTGCTGTTTTATCCCGGGGCTATGGAAGGTCGTCAAAAGGTCTTGAGGTTGTGGCGGATGAAAATGGTCTCAAGGCGACCTTAACTGACTCAGGAGATGAGCCCTTTTTGATTGCTGAAAATTTTACTGGAGTTCCCGTTGTTGTCTCTGAAAACCGAGTCAAGGGAGCTCAATATATTGAAAATAATTTTGACCCGGATGTCATTATTCTGGATGATGGATTTCAACATCGTCGACTCCACCGTGACCTGGATATTTTGATTGTTGATTTTCAATCTTCTCCAAAACCCCGCCTATTGCCATGGGGTAATTTGAGAGAAGGAATCCAAAATACTTCCCGTGCAGACCTGGTGGTTTTCAGTAAAAATGGCCACCAAAAAGCCCGCGAAAATAACCTTGTTTTTGACATGGATAATTGGGTCCATGACCACCAGAAAAAACGGATCGACCTTTTCCAGTTAAAAGGCAATTATGGGCTCTTCGCTGGCCTGGGTAATCCAGATCATTTTTTTAAGCTGGTGGAAGCGTGTCACCAACCCGCAGGTGTTAAAATCTCGTTCCCTGACCATGCCAGTTACTCCACATTACAGCTCGCTGAAATCAAGGATAATTCCTGTGATTACTGGATCACTACCCAGAAAGATTTTATAAAGCTCAAGCCTGCTTTTTGTAAGGAGCACAGGATTTATTTTATTGGGGTTAAAACAACACTTCCCGCTCCTCTTGCAGCTCACTTAAAGCAACACTTTAACTGA
- the lpxB gene encoding lipid-A-disaccharide synthase, with the protein MALQAKNFLLVAGEISGDHHAAPLMAALKSQNPDHIFWGLGGDLMETEGLEPLYHAKDLSVTGFIEVLKHLSFFKQVMADVLTQCNIRKPDAAILLDYPGFNIRLGMKLKALGIPVYYYISPQVWAWKKGRVKTMRKFIRRIFVIFPFEEDFYKEQGIPVTFAGHPVVERDFNLPERSHFFKSHGLDESKPLIALLPGSRRNEMEKHVKPLLDTIKLLISQDGELQFTLAGLSSLSQSYYEPFSQIEHVKIINDDPYPMMAHADVAIVASGTATLETAYLGTPLVVIYKMAPVSYLIGKLLIDIEHIAMPNLILGDRAVPELIQNQASGQIIAAEVMQLISDASVRETMLTKLGKLKELLGQPGCAKIIAASIEKDLE; encoded by the coding sequence ATAGCACTCCAGGCCAAAAACTTTCTCCTTGTCGCTGGAGAGATCTCCGGTGACCATCACGCAGCGCCGCTTATGGCTGCCCTGAAATCCCAGAATCCGGACCACATCTTTTGGGGGCTGGGTGGTGATTTAATGGAAACTGAAGGCCTTGAACCCCTGTATCATGCGAAAGATTTATCAGTCACCGGTTTTATTGAGGTATTAAAACATCTCTCTTTTTTTAAGCAGGTAATGGCAGATGTGTTGACTCAGTGCAATATCCGGAAACCTGATGCAGCCATTTTATTGGACTATCCCGGTTTCAACATCCGGCTGGGGATGAAACTAAAAGCCCTTGGTATTCCTGTCTACTACTACATTTCTCCCCAGGTCTGGGCCTGGAAAAAAGGTCGCGTCAAGACCATGCGCAAATTCATCAGGCGTATCTTTGTTATTTTTCCTTTTGAAGAGGATTTCTATAAGGAGCAGGGAATCCCTGTCACTTTTGCTGGTCACCCCGTGGTTGAAAGAGATTTTAATCTACCTGAGCGATCACATTTTTTTAAATCACATGGCCTTGATGAGAGCAAGCCGTTAATCGCCCTCCTCCCTGGCAGCCGGCGTAACGAGATGGAAAAACATGTCAAGCCCCTTCTGGATACTATTAAACTACTCATTAGTCAAGATGGCGAGCTCCAGTTTACCCTTGCCGGACTATCCTCGCTTTCCCAATCCTACTATGAGCCATTTTCACAAATAGAGCATGTTAAAATCATCAATGATGATCCCTATCCCATGATGGCCCATGCTGATGTGGCTATTGTTGCTTCTGGAACTGCGACACTGGAAACGGCTTATCTGGGAACCCCCCTGGTGGTTATTTATAAAATGGCTCCTGTTTCTTACCTCATTGGAAAGCTCCTCATAGACATTGAACACATCGCCATGCCCAACCTGATCCTCGGTGATAGAGCTGTCCCTGAATTGATCCAAAATCAAGCCAGTGGACAAATTATCGCCGCTGAGGTCATGCAGTTGATTTCAGATGCTTCAGTCAGAGAGACCATGTTGACCAAGCTGGGCAAGCTCAAAGAATTGTTGGGTCAACCAGGTTGTGCAAAGATCATTGCTGCATCTATTGAAAAGGATTTGGAATAA
- a CDS encoding Gfo/Idh/MocA family oxidoreductase codes for MANTQKLKAGLIGAGHIGRFHTRHLSQHDDWDCQGIFDTDADRAALVGSEFGVPVIGDHLELIDACDALFITCPTKFHFSYAKSALEAGKHVFIEKPISATLEEAEELVTLAEKLGLNIQVGHVERFNPALAALDDVILEPRFIEAHRLVSFVPRGIDNPVVHENMIHDIDIILSLVKSPVTDIQANGLAVISKLADIANARLTFENGCVANVTASRISLNPMRKMRIFQPEHYITIDFQKGSTEMYALKNQGSDLSGDRVIPMEGSDKVIVYTNQELPQLDAMYAEQAAFARSIRLQQTPVVSGRDGMEALRIADLINEQLLVQV; via the coding sequence ATGGCAAATACACAAAAACTCAAAGCCGGTTTAATCGGTGCGGGCCATATCGGCCGCTTTCACACGAGACATCTCAGCCAACATGATGACTGGGACTGTCAGGGTATTTTTGACACGGATGCAGACCGAGCTGCTTTAGTCGGCTCAGAATTTGGGGTTCCTGTAATTGGTGATCATCTCGAGCTGATTGATGCTTGTGATGCTCTCTTTATCACCTGTCCAACCAAATTTCACTTTTCCTATGCTAAATCAGCTCTGGAGGCTGGGAAACATGTTTTTATTGAAAAACCAATTTCTGCCACGCTTGAAGAGGCTGAGGAATTGGTTACTCTGGCTGAAAAACTGGGCCTGAATATTCAAGTTGGACATGTCGAACGTTTTAATCCAGCCCTGGCGGCTTTGGATGACGTGATTCTGGAACCACGCTTCATTGAGGCTCACCGACTGGTGAGTTTTGTCCCCCGGGGAATTGATAATCCTGTGGTTCATGAGAACATGATTCATGATATTGATATCATTCTGTCACTGGTAAAAAGTCCCGTCACTGATATTCAGGCTAATGGCCTGGCCGTTATTTCTAAGTTGGCCGATATAGCCAATGCGCGGCTCACTTTTGAGAATGGATGTGTGGCCAATGTCACCGCCAGTCGGATTTCCCTGAACCCCATGCGTAAAATGCGGATCTTCCAGCCTGAGCACTATATCACCATTGACTTCCAGAAGGGCTCCACAGAGATGTACGCATTGAAGAACCAGGGGTCAGATCTATCTGGAGATCGTGTGATCCCCATGGAGGGTTCTGATAAAGTTATCGTGTACACCAATCAGGAGCTACCCCAGCTGGACGCCATGTATGCTGAGCAGGCTGCTTTCGCCAGGTCCATCAGACTTCAGCAAACACCTGTCGTCAGTGGCCGTGATGGTATGGAAGCCCTGCGAATCGCCGATTTAATTAACGAACAACTCTTGGTTCAAGTATAG
- a CDS encoding MmcQ/YjbR family DNA-binding protein has translation MKYAELEAILLGFNDTSLSFPFDDKTAVFKVAKKMFALVGLEWNPLGINLKCDPDDAHILRSHFDAIIPGYHMNKDHWNTVILDGSLDADLVKKLIEDSYVLVVKSMSKKEQNRLGVI, from the coding sequence ATGAAATATGCTGAACTTGAAGCGATTCTGCTCGGGTTCAATGACACATCATTAAGCTTCCCTTTTGATGACAAAACGGCTGTTTTTAAAGTGGCAAAAAAGATGTTCGCCCTGGTTGGTCTGGAGTGGAACCCCCTTGGAATAAATCTTAAATGTGATCCTGATGATGCCCATATTTTAAGGTCTCACTTCGATGCTATTATCCCCGGCTATCACATGAATAAAGACCACTGGAATACGGTTATTCTCGATGGCAGTCTTGACGCTGATCTCGTGAAAAAACTTATTGAAGATTCTTATGTCTTGGTGGTGAAAAGCATGAGTAAAAAAGAGCAGAACCGTCTGGGAGTCATTTAG
- a CDS encoding phosphoribosylanthranilate isomerase, producing MKKALVKVCCINSLTEAKLALAAGADLLGLVSEMPSGPGVIPLDRIAEIVRALPPVTRTVLLTSKLNCGDISDQFNAVKTWGIQIVDKLPIIELKKLRKLLPKTRLLQVVHVQDKSSVSEALSYTKFVDFILLDSGKPRAKLRTLGGTGETHDWNISREICQQSTLPVLLAGGLNPDNIIDAKKAVLPSGFDLCSGVRTDGKLDPEKLKKFMGLVHHR from the coding sequence ATGAAAAAAGCCCTGGTAAAAGTTTGTTGTATAAACTCTTTAACTGAAGCAAAACTGGCGCTGGCAGCAGGTGCCGACCTGCTTGGGCTGGTCTCTGAAATGCCCAGTGGTCCAGGTGTTATTCCTCTTGATAGAATTGCTGAAATTGTCCGTGCGCTTCCCCCTGTAACCAGGACGGTTCTCCTCACCAGCAAACTCAACTGCGGAGATATTTCTGACCAGTTTAATGCGGTCAAAACCTGGGGCATTCAGATCGTCGACAAGCTACCGATAATTGAGCTAAAAAAGCTGCGGAAATTACTCCCGAAAACGCGTCTGCTTCAGGTTGTACACGTGCAGGATAAATCGTCTGTTTCCGAGGCCTTGAGCTATACGAAATTTGTCGACTTCATTCTCTTGGATTCAGGAAAACCCAGGGCAAAACTGAGAACACTTGGCGGGACGGGAGAGACTCATGACTGGAACATCAGTCGAGAGATTTGCCAGCAGAGCACCCTTCCAGTTTTACTTGCTGGTGGATTAAATCCCGATAATATTATTGATGCTAAAAAGGCAGTTCTTCCCTCTGGTTTTGATCTCTGCAGTGGTGTGCGTACTGATGGAAAATTAGACCCAGAGAAACTAAAAAAATTTATGGGACTCGTTCATCACCGCTAA
- a CDS encoding lysophospholipid acyltransferase family protein, protein MGLDRKTQVCISRIARRIGGNIVILIGKTLRLEVRGWTRIQHLAKKGSPLVFQFWHGDMFIAWYLTAPLKPAAIVSQAGDGDIASAVLEGLNYVTFRGSSTRGGRRAYQGMLRYLRKQDIKISAFASDGPRGPRREMKPGTFVAAQHLDGYIIPTATISKWALRAKGWDKFAIPLPFSKAIASFGEPIKVNPKLRGRDLDEALRAASQLCKKHQDELDNYY, encoded by the coding sequence ATGGGCCTCGATCGAAAAACACAGGTTTGCATCTCGCGGATTGCCCGACGGATCGGTGGGAATATCGTAATTCTCATTGGTAAAACCCTGAGACTGGAAGTCCGGGGTTGGACCCGAATTCAACACCTTGCAAAGAAGGGGTCTCCCCTGGTGTTTCAATTCTGGCATGGCGACATGTTTATCGCCTGGTATTTAACTGCGCCTCTGAAGCCTGCGGCAATCGTCAGCCAGGCTGGTGATGGTGATATCGCCAGTGCCGTTCTGGAGGGATTAAACTATGTTACTTTTAGGGGATCAAGCACAAGGGGTGGGCGAAGAGCTTATCAGGGAATGCTTAGATATTTACGCAAACAGGATATAAAAATTTCTGCCTTTGCATCAGATGGTCCACGAGGACCTCGCCGGGAAATGAAACCAGGAACTTTTGTGGCGGCCCAGCATCTGGATGGATACATCATTCCAACTGCCACGATTTCCAAGTGGGCACTTCGGGCCAAAGGCTGGGACAAATTTGCCATCCCGCTTCCCTTTTCAAAAGCTATTGCCAGTTTTGGTGAACCCATTAAAGTGAATCCAAAACTTCGTGGAAGGGATCTGGATGAGGCCCTCAGGGCTGCCAGCCAGCTATGTAAAAAGCACCAGGATGAACTGGATAATTATTATTAA